One genomic region from Xenopus laevis strain J_2021 chromosome 2L, Xenopus_laevis_v10.1, whole genome shotgun sequence encodes:
- the cldn10.L gene encoding claudin-10 — protein sequence MSGMQILALMLCISGIGAIVVAITSNEWKVTTRASSVITATWVFQGLWMNCAGNALGSYHCRPHLTIFRVEGFLQACRALMISAVVIGFFGSVFGFLGMKCTKIGGSDQMKSKMACSAGALFILSGICSLSGCSLYAHKTTSEYFDPSFVAQKYEFGTALFVGWAGAAVCLLGGCIFCCSFAAECNRSRTGYSYAKTRSVMSLQSREPRTEADPKTPRSSKDFKTNSYV from the exons ATGTCTGGCATGCAGATTTTGGCTTTAATGCTATGCATTTCTGGTATTGGAGCTATTGTTGTGGCAATAACATCAAACGAGTGGAAAGTGACCACCAGAGCCAGTTCTGTTATTACTGCTACTTGGGTTTTTCAAGGCCTGTGGATGAATTGTGCAGGGAATGCTCTGGGCTCTTATCACTGTCGACCTCATTTAACAATCTTCAGGGTAGAAG GATTTTTGCAGGCCTGCAGAGCACTGATGATTTCCGCTGTAGTCATTGGATTCTTTGGGTCTGTATTTGGGTTTCTTGGAATGAAATGTACTAAGATTGGTGGCAGCGACCAGATGAAATCTAAGATGGCTTGTTCTGCTGGGGCACTCTTTATATTGTCAG GAATATGCTCCTTATCGGGCTGCTCGCTGTATGCACATAAAACAACCTCTGAATACTTTGATCCAAGCTTTGTTGCACAGAA GTATGAGTTTGGGACGGCACTGTTTGTTGGATGGGCTGGAGCAGCAGTTTGCTTGCTTGGCGGCTGTATATTTTGCTGCTCCTTTGCTGCTGAATGCAATCGTTCAAG GACAGGATATTCATATGCTAAAACAAGATCAGTTATGAGTTTGCAATCAAGAGAACCCAGAACAGAAGCCGACCCGAAGACTCCGAGATCCTCAAAGGACTTTAAGACTAATTCATATGTTTAA